ACGGTAAAGTCATGTTGTTTTCATCGGCGACCGCCGGATTCACGTGAATGTACGGGAAGGGGCCGACCAACGAAACCGGATCGAGGTCGTGAGCAACCCTGTAGATATTTTGCTTCCCGATGGTTTGATGCATTGCGGAGTAACTCATGAAGGCGCCGACACGCGGACTTCCGAAGGTGTAAAGCCTGACCTGCTTCCCTTGCCGCGCAAAATGGGCTGCGAGCAGCGTCGCAACGCCCCCTCCCAAGCTGTGTCCTACGCAATGCACAACATCGGCATCCATCACCACGCGATTATCTCGCGCCAGATTACTTAACACGCTGTCGAATGTCTTCTTGAAGCCTTTATGCACCGGTCCATAATCACCGAAACCAGTCATTGCCGCGCGTGCATCGGTCAACAGGTCGGGCGCACCCAATTCCGGCCGCGTGCCGCGCGTGGCGATAATTGCGTGCCGGTCGTGCCCCTTGTTCACTCGAAGTAGATAACCGAAACCCGTACACGTGCCCATGCCGGTTGTGCCGTCAACGACGGCGTGCAGTTTTCCGCCGGCGAGACTGGTACTCTTCAAGCTCGGATTGACTGCCTGCGGATTGGGCTTGCCTGCAGTACCTGCGCCGAGGACACGATTGTGAATGTTCGCCATCGTTTCGGTGCCCGCTGTCGGCGCGTTATTGATCCAATCCTTCAGCGTGAAATAGCAATTTGTCGCTATGAACGACGCTTCTTGCGGGGTCAGCACATCCATGACTGGCATGACGAATCCTCCGTTCGATTTAGCAAACTTCAGAGCACACGGTGCAAATCAAGCGACCAGATAAAGTCCTTCGGCTGCTTGCGTTTATCGTGCGTTCGCAGCCACAGGGTTTTCCCTTGCATGGTCCATTCGCGCAGATTTCCGTCATCCAGACCGAGCTTGATGACTTCGAGCCCATGTGGATGATTTGGCGAAAACAGCAGGATGTGGTTGTGTTGGTAGACGTAGTTCTCAGCGCCGAGACGGAGGACGCCGGTGCGATAGTTCACCAACTTCGCGGTGGGCGAAATCGTCAGCGTTTCGAAGGAACTGAACGGCGGAGGACCTGATTTGTCCGACTCGATAGCGTCAACGCGGCGGAACTCGTTCGATTCAGGTGTGTACAGATACAGGGCCCTCTTCATCGCCGGGGCCGTATAGCCGACTGCCACTGCAACCTGATGGCCAGGCAGGCATGCGACCTCGATTGCAAAGTACATGGCCCAGGCTCCCTGAGCCGGGTCGAGTGAGACGGAGCGCTGCTTGACAAACCGCGCTGGTTTGCCATCAGAGAGCTCCCATATTTGCATGCGATATTGAGGGTCGGCGAGGATCGCAAGGGCCGGTCGTCCGCCGGCGGCGGGAATGATGTACACGGGCTGGGTTTCACCGTTGACGGCTTCGCTCACCCACTCTCCGCCTGGCGGGTGTCCACGATACTCGGCCACCGTACATTCGAAATCACGCTGTTGCGGCGCCGAGCCGCTTGCCTGCGGCATTGCGCTCTGCGCTTGCAACTGCGCGCCAATTTCCGGCGCGATCGCGGTTGCGGTCTCCGTCGTCTTGTTCCCGCCAAACAGTCCAAACATGCCTTGCCCACCTTTCTGGTCCATCGGTCCTGCCGCCACTGCCAGCACAATGGCGCTTAGGAGCGCGATGCCGCATATGACGGGTAATCGGTTCATAGAATGTTTCCGGGAGGACGGCTTTTCAGGCTAGCCAAGCGTTGCGCGTCGGTCTATTAGCAGTTCTGACGGGTTGACACGGCTAATGAAAGAAGCGACGTACAATCAGCGCTGGCGCTTCGACTGCGGGAGGATCTATGGATTGCGACGTATTGACACTGGCCGGCTTATGGAATTCCGGGCCTCAGCATTGGCAGACGCTTTGGGAGAAGAAGTACCCCGCCTGGCAGCGCGCGCCGCATCGCGACTGGAACAATCCCGAACGCGAGGAATGGGTGGCGGAACTGGACGCGGCGATCGCGGGCAGCGATCAGGGGCCGCCGATCCTGGTGGCGCACAGCCTCGCTTGCGCGCTGGTTGCGCATTGGGCCGCGTCAGGCTCGTCCCTGAAGATTGCCGGCGCTTTCCTGGTGGCGCCGAGCGATGTCGAGGCGGCGTTGTACCCGAAGGAGGCCAGCGGCTTTGCGCCCATGCCGATGCAGAAGCTGCCATTTCCAAGCATCGTGGTAGCCAGTGAAAACGATGAATACGTGACCATCGAGCGCGCGCGCCAGTTCGCCGCGGCGTGGGGCAGCAAGTTTGTCGAGATCGGGGCGGCTGGGCACATCAATGGCGCCAGCGGATTTGGCGCGTGGCCGGAGGGCGAGAAGATGCTGCTGGAGTTCTGCAAGCAGCTCGGCAAATAAAGAAGGGGACTGGTCCTGCGGACCTGTCCCCTTTTTCAACAGCGGTAACGGCAACATGGGACAGGTCCGCAGGACCAGTCCCCCCCACTTCGTTTACTTCGCCAGCAGCATTTCGTTCAGGCGCTTGACGAAGGTCGCCGGATCGGCCAGCGATCCACCTTCGGCCAGCATGGCCTGGTCGAACAGGATGTGCGCCCAGTCCGCAAAGCGAGAACCTTCCGCGTCTTCATACTTCAAACGCGTCACCAGCGGGTGGTTCGGGTTGATCTCGAGGATAGGCTTGGACTCCGGCGCGTTCTGCCCCGCCGCCTTGAGCATGCGCAGCAGGTTACCCGACAGCTCGTGCTCGTCCGCCACCAGGCAGGCCGGCGAATCGGTCAGGCGGAACGTTACGCGCACGTCCTTGGCCTTGTCGCCCAATGCCGCCTTCATCTTCTCGACCAGCTCCTTGTACGAGGTCTCGGTCTCTTCGTGCTCCTTCTTCTCGGCTTCGTCTTCCAGCGCGCCCAGGTCCAGGCCGCCCTTGGCTACCGACACCAGCTCCTTGCCTTCGAACTCGGTCAGGAACGACAGCATCCACTCGTCCACGCGGTCCGTCAGCAGCAGCACTTCGACGCCCTTCTTGCGGAAGATCTCGAGGTGCGGGCTGTTCTTCGCCGCGGTGTAGTTATCGCCCGTGACGTAGTAGATCTTCTCCTGGCCTTCCTTCATGCGGCCGATGTAGTCGGCCAGCGACACGGTCTGGTCGCCGTTGTCGTTGACGGTCGAAGCAAAGCGCAGCAGCTTGGCGATGCGGTCCTTGTTGGTCGCGTCCTCGCCGATGCCCTCTTTCAGCACCTGGCCGAACTCCTTCCAGAAGGTGACGTACTTGTCCTTCTTTTCCTGCTCGTCGGCGTTGGCCAGTTCTTCCAGCATGCCCAGCACGCGCTTGGTCGAGCCTTCGCGGATCACCTTGACGTCGCGCGACTCCTGCAAAATCTCGCGCGAGACGTTCAGCGGCAGGTCGTTCGAGTCGATCACGCCTTTAATAAAGCGCAGGTAGGCCGGCATCAGCTGCTCGGCGTCGTCCATGATGAATACGCGCTTGACGTACAGCTTGATGCCGCCGCGCTTGTTGCGGTCCCACAGGTCGAACGGCGCGTGCGTCGGCACGTACAGCAGCTGGGTGTATTCGCTGCGGCCCTCGACCCGGTTGTGGGTGTAAGCCAGCGGCGCCTGGAAGTCGTGCGACACGTGCTTGTAGAACTCGTCGTACATTTCCTGCGTCACGTCGGCCTTGTTGCGGGCCCACAGCGCGCTGGCCTGGTTGACGGTCTCGAAGTCGTCCTTCACCACCGTTTCCTTCTTCTCTTCATCCCACTCTTCCTTGCGCATCTGGATCGGCAGCGAGATGTGGTCGGAGTACTTGCGGATGATCGACTTGAGCTTCCACGACGACAGCAGCTCTTCCTCGCCGGCGCGCAGGTGCAGGATCACGTCGGTGCCGCGGTTCGGCTTGTCGATCGATTCGACCGAGTAGTCGCCCTCGCCGCGCGATTCCCAGCGCACGCCTTCGGAGGCGAAGGCGCCGGCGCGGCGGGTATTGACGATGATGCGGTCGGCGACGATGAAGCCCGAGTAGAAGCCGACGCCGAACTGGCCGATCAGGGCCGCGTCGGCCTGCTGGTCGCCCGAGAGCTTGCCGAAGAATTCCTTGGTGCCCGACTTTGCGATGGTGCCCAGGTGCGAGATTACTTCGTCGCGGCTCATGCCGATGCCGTTGTCCGAAATGGTGATGGTCTTGGCATCCTTGTCGAAGCTGACGACGATCTTCAGTTCGTGGTCATTGCCGTACAGCGCGTCGTTGTTGATCGCCTCGAAGCGCAGCTTGTCGGCGGCGTCGGACGCGTTCGAGATCAGCTCGCGCAGGAAGATTTCCTTGTTCGAGTACAGCGAGTGGATCATCAACTGCAGCAATTGCTTCACTTCCGCTTGGAAGCCAAGGGTTTCTTTTTCGGCGACTGCCATATTATTCCTCGTATGAGTCAGGTTGAACGGATTTTGGCAATGTTGGGGTCAATACGGCCATTTCAAGAGGCGCGTCGTACCTGCGAAGGCTGGTACCCATGCTGCATATGCTCCGCCGCATTGCATGCCGGGTATAGGTACCTGCCTGCGCAGGTACGACATTGCACTTATAGAAGCGTACAATACCGCCTTTCTTCACCCAACCGCAGGAGCGCACATGACCATTGAACAAAAACTCAAAGACCTGAACATCACCCTGGCGCCGCCGGCCGCTCCGGTCGCCGCCTACGTCATGTACGTGCAAACCGGTAACCTGGTCTTCATTTCGGGCCACATCGCCAAGAACGCCGACGGCACCCCGAACGTGGGCCAGCTGGGCAAGGACAAGACCACCGCCGACGGCCAGGCCGCCGCGCGCGCCATCGCCATCGACCTGATGGGCACCCTGCAGGAAGCCGTCGGCGGCGACCTGTCGCGCGTCAAGCGCATCGTCAAGCTGATGAGCCTCGTGAACTCGACCCCCGACTTCACCGAGCAGCACCTGGTCACCAACGGCGCCTCCGAGCTGCTGGGCGAAGTGTTCGGCGACGCCGGCAAGCACGCCCGCTCGGCCTTCGGCGTGGCCCAGATCCCGCGCGGCGCCTGCGTCGAGATCGAAATGATCGTCGAAGTCGCCTAAGTATTTTGCCCTATCCGGGCGGCGCTTACCCAGCGCCGCCTTTCAACGAGCCGCCTACCCGGCCGGTTCTTAATGGCCAAGCATCGACGCGGCCGCTTCCTCTGTGAGACCAGCATGAAAATTGAACATCCCCACCCGATCACCTGGCACTTCTCCGAACGCGCCGCCCAGATGCAAAGCTCGTTCATCCGCGAAATCCTGAAGGTCACCCAGCGTCCCGAGATCATCTCGTTCGCCGGCGGCCTGCCATCGGCGGACACCTTCCCGGTCGAGGAAATGAAGGCCGCCTTCGACAAGGTGCTGTCGGCCAGCGGCCGCACCGCGCTGCAGTACGGCCCGACCGACGGCTACGCGCCGCTGCGCGAGTGGATTGCCAATTCGCTGTCCACGGCAAGCTGCAAGATCCTGCCGGAGCAGGTCCTGATGACGTCCGGCTCGCAGCAGGCGCTCGATCTGCTGGGCAAAGTGCTGATCGACGAAGGCAGCCGCGTGCTGGTCGAGACCCCGAGCTACCTGGGCGCGCTGCAGGCGTTCTCGGTGTACCGTCCCGAGTTCGCCTCGGTCGCCACCGACGAGCATGGCCTGGTGCCGTCCTCGATCGACAAGGTGGCCGAAGGCGCGCGCATGCTGTACGCGCTGCCGAACTTCCAGAACCCGACCGGCCGCAGCCTGTCGGTCGAGCGCCGCCTCGAACTGGTCGAGACCTGCGCTCGCCACAACCTGCCGCTGATCGAGGACGATCCGTACGGCGCGCTGAGCTACAAGGGCGAGCCGTATCCGAAGATGCTCAACATGAACCCGGACGGCGTTATCTATATGGGCTCGTTCTCCAAGGTGCTGACCCCGGGCATCCGCCTCGGCTACGTCGTGGCGCCGCTGCCGCTGGTGCGCCGCCTCGAGCTGGCCAAGCAGGCGGCCGACCTGCACACCGCCCAGCTGACCCAGATGGTGGTGCACGAGGTGATCAAGGACGGCTTCCTCGACCGCCACATCCCGACCATCCGCACCCTGTACGCCAACCAGTGTCAGGCCATGCTCGACGCGATGGACGCGCACTTCCCGCAGGGCGTGAGCTGGACGCGCCCGGAAGGCGGCATGTTCATCTGGGTGACTCTGCCGAAGAGCATCGACGCGATGAAGCTGCTGGACCAGGCGATCGCCGCCAAGGTCGCGTTCGTGCCGGGCGCGCCGTTCTACGCCAACGAGCCGGAGACCAACACGCTGCGCCTGTCGTTCGTGACGGTGTCGCCGGAGCGCATCCGCGAAGGCATCGCCATCCTCGGCAAGCTGATTTCGGCGCTGCTGTAAGCCGGAAGGCGGGGTCTGGTCCTGCGGACCGGACCCTAGGGTGGATGTCAACTGCGCAAGTTACAATGGGGTCGGGTCCGCGGGCCCAGCCCCCTTCCCCGCCATGTTCACTACCCCGCGTCCATCCGCCGTTGTAACCATCCGGTTGTTCTGGCACAACATGGAAAAATAACCTATAGGCAAGTATTATTCCCGTAAAAGATCAAACGGGGTATGATTTTGTCGCATGAGCCTGCCCGCCGCCTTCCCTTCCCCGTCGTCCCAGCGCCGTCCCGCGATCCTGATCGTCGACGACGCCCCTGACGCGCTTGGCGTGCTGCGGACCATGATGGCGCAGCAGGGCTACCAGACCTTTGTCGCCACCACCGGCGAGCGCGCGATCTCGATCGCCGAGCGGGTCCGCCCCGACCTGATCCTGCTCGATGTCGTGATGCCCGGCCTGGACGGCTTCGACACCTGCCGCAAGCTCAAGCAGCATCCCCTCACCGACGCCATTCCCGTGATCTTCATGAGCGAGCGCTCGGACACCGACGACATCGTCGCCGGCTTCGACATCGGCGCCGCCGACTACATCGGCAAGCCGCTGCGCATGGCCGAAGTGTGCGCCCGCGTGCGCGCCCAGCTGCAGATGCGCGGCACCAGCGAAGCCCAGAAGGAGCAGGCCGACCGCCTGCGCCTGATCGTCAACGCGATGGACGAAGGCCTGATGGTGATCGAGGCGAACGGCCGCATCCAGTACAGCAATCCGGCCTGCGAACGCTACCTCGGCTACGGCCACGCCGAACTGACCGGGCTGCCCATCGCCGACCTGCTGGGCGGGAGCCTGGCCCAGGAATATCTCGACTACTTCGCCTCCTGCCTCGCCAATCCGCACGACGTGCCGCTGGCCGGCGCGCGCGAAGTGCTGATCCGCGACCGCGACGGCGCCCTGCGCGCGATGGACCTGACGGTCACGCCGATGATCGCGGAGGAGACGCTGTTCGTCGGCCTGCTGCACGACATCACCCACCACAAGCGCTCGGAAACGGCGCTGCAGCAGGCCGCGCTGGTCGATTCGCTGACCCAGATCGCCAACCGGCGCCGCTTCGACAGCTTCCTGGAGCAGGAATGGCACCGCGCGATCCGCAGCGGCCTGCCGCTGTCGCTGGTGGTGCTCGACGTCGACCACTTCAAGCTGTACAACGACACCCTGGGCCACGCGGCCGGCGACTTGTGCCTGCAGAAGGTGGCGGCCGCGCTGCAGTCGCGCGCGCTGCGCGCGACCGACCTGGCGGCGCGCTACGGCGGCGAGGAGTTCGTGCTGCTGTTCGCCGAAACCACGCTGGCCGCGGCGACCGTGCTGGGCGAGTCGATCCGCGCGCTGGTCGAATCGCTGCAGCTGCCCCACCCGCGCTCGCCGACGTCGCCGTGGCTCACCGCCAGCATCGGCGTGGCCACCATGGCGCCGACCCAGTTCGACCGCATCGAGCAGTTTTTCGTGGCCGCCGACCGCATGATGTACGCGGCCAAGGAAGCGGGCCGCAACCGCGTCATGGCGATCGAGCAGGCCGGCCCAGCCTGGGACTCGGCCGTCTCGCTGATGATCTGAGCTAGCGCGGCGCCGGGTAGCCGGTAATCGCGGCGATCCTGCGGTACATGGGCTGCAGCCGCCCGTACATCCTGCGGTACACCTCGCGGTACAGCCGGTCGTAGATGGCCCGGTTGGCAGCCACCGGCTCGAACACCTTGCCCACCCGCGTCATCGCCTGGACCGCGCTGGCGAAATCCGGATACAGCCCCAGCCCCACCGCCGCATCGATCGCCGCGCCCAGCGCCGACGTCTCGTACAAATGCGGTCGCGCCGTCGGCAGGCCGAAGATATCGGCGGTCAGCTGCATCGCCGCGTCGCTTTGCGAGCCGCCTCCCGACACCCGCAGCTCGGTGATCGCCACGCCGCTGCGCCGCTCGATGCGCTCCTTCCCCTCGCGCAGCGCGTACGCCAGCCCTTCCAAGATCGCGCGGTACATGTGCGCGCGCGTGTGCACGTCGCCGAAGCCGATGATGGCGCCCTTCGCTTCCGGCCCCGGCACCTTGATCCCCGGCGTCCAGTAAGGCTGCAGCATCAGCCCCATCGCGCCGGGCGGCACGGCGGCGGCCAGTTCGTCGAACAGCCGCTCGGGCGCCACGTCCTCGGCCAGCGCGCGCGCCCGTTCGTGGTGGCCGAACTGCTCCTTGAACCAGCTGACCATCCAGAAGCCGCGGAAGATCTGCACCTCTGTGCTGTAGGCGCCCGGAATCGCGGCCGGATACGGCGGAATGAAGCGGGTCACTTCGACGTATCGCCTGCCGGTGGTGTTGATGGTGGCGGTGGTGCCGTAGCTGAGGCAGCCGACGTGCGGCTCGATGCAGCCGGCGCCGATCACTTCGCAGGCCTTGTCGGCGGCGGCCGCCAGCAGCGGCGTGCCGGCCGGGATGCCGGTGGCGGCGGCCGCCTGCGCGTCGATGGCGCCAATCCGGCTTCCGGGCGGCGCCAGCTCGGGCAGCATCGACGGCTCGATCGCCAGCGCCTGCCATTTCCAGT
This window of the Massilia sp. R2A-15 genome carries:
- a CDS encoding RidA family protein — encoded protein: MTIEQKLKDLNITLAPPAAPVAAYVMYVQTGNLVFISGHIAKNADGTPNVGQLGKDKTTADGQAAARAIAIDLMGTLQEAVGGDLSRVKRIVKLMSLVNSTPDFTEQHLVTNGASELLGEVFGDAGKHARSAFGVAQIPRGACVEIEMIVEVA
- the htpG gene encoding molecular chaperone HtpG; the encoded protein is MAVAEKETLGFQAEVKQLLQLMIHSLYSNKEIFLRELISNASDAADKLRFEAINNDALYGNDHELKIVVSFDKDAKTITISDNGIGMSRDEVISHLGTIAKSGTKEFFGKLSGDQQADAALIGQFGVGFYSGFIVADRIIVNTRRAGAFASEGVRWESRGEGDYSVESIDKPNRGTDVILHLRAGEEELLSSWKLKSIIRKYSDHISLPIQMRKEEWDEEKKETVVKDDFETVNQASALWARNKADVTQEMYDEFYKHVSHDFQAPLAYTHNRVEGRSEYTQLLYVPTHAPFDLWDRNKRGGIKLYVKRVFIMDDAEQLMPAYLRFIKGVIDSNDLPLNVSREILQESRDVKVIREGSTKRVLGMLEELANADEQEKKDKYVTFWKEFGQVLKEGIGEDATNKDRIAKLLRFASTVNDNGDQTVSLADYIGRMKEGQEKIYYVTGDNYTAAKNSPHLEIFRKKGVEVLLLTDRVDEWMLSFLTEFEGKELVSVAKGGLDLGALEDEAEKKEHEETETSYKELVEKMKAALGDKAKDVRVTFRLTDSPACLVADEHELSGNLLRMLKAAGQNAPESKPILEINPNHPLVTRLKYEDAEGSRFADWAHILFDQAMLAEGGSLADPATFVKRLNEMLLAK
- a CDS encoding diguanylate cyclase, whose protein sequence is MSLPAAFPSPSSQRRPAILIVDDAPDALGVLRTMMAQQGYQTFVATTGERAISIAERVRPDLILLDVVMPGLDGFDTCRKLKQHPLTDAIPVIFMSERSDTDDIVAGFDIGAADYIGKPLRMAEVCARVRAQLQMRGTSEAQKEQADRLRLIVNAMDEGLMVIEANGRIQYSNPACERYLGYGHAELTGLPIADLLGGSLAQEYLDYFASCLANPHDVPLAGAREVLIRDRDGALRAMDLTVTPMIAEETLFVGLLHDITHHKRSETALQQAALVDSLTQIANRRRFDSFLEQEWHRAIRSGLPLSLVVLDVDHFKLYNDTLGHAAGDLCLQKVAAALQSRALRATDLAARYGGEEFVLLFAETTLAAATVLGESIRALVESLQLPHPRSPTSPWLTASIGVATMAPTQFDRIEQFFVAADRMMYAAKEAGRNRVMAIEQAGPAWDSAVSLMI
- a CDS encoding PLP-dependent aminotransferase family protein translates to MKIEHPHPITWHFSERAAQMQSSFIREILKVTQRPEIISFAGGLPSADTFPVEEMKAAFDKVLSASGRTALQYGPTDGYAPLREWIANSLSTASCKILPEQVLMTSGSQQALDLLGKVLIDEGSRVLVETPSYLGALQAFSVYRPEFASVATDEHGLVPSSIDKVAEGARMLYALPNFQNPTGRSLSVERRLELVETCARHNLPLIEDDPYGALSYKGEPYPKMLNMNPDGVIYMGSFSKVLTPGIRLGYVVAPLPLVRRLELAKQAADLHTAQLTQMVVHEVIKDGFLDRHIPTIRTLYANQCQAMLDAMDAHFPQGVSWTRPEGGMFIWVTLPKSIDAMKLLDQAIAAKVAFVPGAPFYANEPETNTLRLSFVTVSPERIREGIAILGKLISALL
- a CDS encoding lipase family protein: MPVMDVLTPQEASFIATNCYFTLKDWINNAPTAGTETMANIHNRVLGAGTAGKPNPQAVNPSLKSTSLAGGKLHAVVDGTTGMGTCTGFGYLLRVNKGHDRHAIIATRGTRPELGAPDLLTDARAAMTGFGDYGPVHKGFKKTFDSVLSNLARDNRVVMDADVVHCVGHSLGGGVATLLAAHFARQGKQVRLYTFGSPRVGAFMSYSAMHQTIGKQNIYRVAHDLDPVSLVGPFPYIHVNPAVADENNMTLPSRTGSLFSTANHDMAAYIDSVADKPRATWDMARSLARQTDHDNCVLAKWLLHDSGESGWVQFASAKTLGILFKLFSHVLKGISTSLILGLTAVDLLAEMLLNGMTKAALLGEQIFTLLRHAATWAGITVSKGAQFTTLIIGRILSTMLSRLNSMAMHAIHAGANHLVAMPLAIAGGFALAHSVAL
- a CDS encoding alpha/beta hydrolase; its protein translation is MDCDVLTLAGLWNSGPQHWQTLWEKKYPAWQRAPHRDWNNPEREEWVAELDAAIAGSDQGPPILVAHSLACALVAHWAASGSSLKIAGAFLVAPSDVEAALYPKEASGFAPMPMQKLPFPSIVVASENDEYVTIERARQFAAAWGSKFVEIGAAGHINGASGFGAWPEGEKMLLEFCKQLGK
- a CDS encoding FGGY-family carbohydrate kinase is translated as MPAKTILAIDNGTQSVRAILFDLDGEIVAKSQIHLDEYHSTQPGWHEHDPEGWWQAVCEACQGLWTQPGVNKDGVQGVAVTTQRGTVVSLDAQGKPLRPAITWLDQRVTDQLPRVGPWWRAAFRLAGLSATIDTFRSQAEINWIRAEQREIWDSTDKFLLLSGWLNYRLCGRFVDSAAAQVGYVPFDYKRHRWAGKRDWKWQALAIEPSMLPELAPPGSRIGAIDAQAAAATGIPAGTPLLAAAADKACEVIGAGCIEPHVGCLSYGTTATINTTGRRYVEVTRFIPPYPAAIPGAYSTEVQIFRGFWMVSWFKEQFGHHERARALAEDVAPERLFDELAAAVPPGAMGLMLQPYWTPGIKVPGPEAKGAIIGFGDVHTRAHMYRAILEGLAYALREGKERIERRSGVAITELRVSGGGSQSDAAMQLTADIFGLPTARPHLYETSALGAAIDAAVGLGLYPDFASAVQAMTRVGKVFEPVAANRAIYDRLYREVYRRMYGRLQPMYRRIAAITGYPAPR